TGGGCACCAGCGTGCCCGTGACGGGGCTGGACTTCTGCGAGCCGATGCTGGACGAGGCCCGCAGCAAGCGCGCGGCCAAGCCTGCATATGCCGACATCGAGTTCGCCTTCGGTGACTGCATGCAGTTGCCACTGGAGGACGCCTCCGTCGATGCGGTCACCATTTCCTTCGGAGTGCGCAATTTCGAAGATCGTCAGCGGGGGCTAAAAGAGATCCTGCGCGTGCTACGCCCAGGTGGACGTCTGTTCGTGCTGGAATTTTCGCAGCCGGACCGCTGGTTTCGCCCGATCTATTATTTCTACCTGAAATATATTTTACCCTGGGTGGCGGCCATCGCGACCGGCGACAAGAGTGCCTACGACTACCTCGCCGGCACGATTGAAAATTTCCCTACTAAGGAGGCACTCTCTGAACAGCTCAAACTTGCTGGCTACGAAACTGTCTCCGCTAGGGGACTAACTTTTTCCATCGTGGCGATCCACGAAGCAAGGAAGGCGGACTAAGCCCCCTTAGGATATTCACTGGCGCACTACATCGAACCGAGTCGCACTGGATAGAACGGGGGAATGGCATCGTCCAATATCCGCGCACTCGGATTCACGAGATGAACCTGAGTCTCAGAATACCTCAGTTGTTCGACCAAATCCGCATAGAGTTTCTTCGCTGAAGCATACTCAACGCTAAGTCTTTCATTTGATAAATCCTTCTTCGACCACTCATCGAGATACTCTCCAATAATTGTTGTTCGAGCGTCTAAATCCTGCACGCGCTTCATCAAGATATCCACTGACAGCTTTAACTGATAATTGATCGCCTCTTCAGCAAAAAGGTTAGCAACAATTGCCGCCATGATGGGATCCGGATGTTCATAACTGACACGTATCGTCAGCAACTCCACGTCCGCATCCACCGTTACGCCTCTTCGTAACTTCATAGAGTGACAGAGCTGAGTCACCTCTGCCAGCAACGGGGATTGGTGCCATCAGACGATCACGCTTTTTATCTTGGAGACGC
The nucleotide sequence above comes from Coraliomargarita algicola. Encoded proteins:
- the ubiE gene encoding bifunctional demethylmenaquinone methyltransferase/2-methoxy-6-polyprenyl-1,4-benzoquinol methylase UbiE yields the protein MPEGKAVSQMFAGIAGRYDVANHLLSGGIDFYWRRVLTRMVQQRAPKDIADLATGSGDVAFKLRDRMGTSVPVTGLDFCEPMLDEARSKRAAKPAYADIEFAFGDCMQLPLEDASVDAVTISFGVRNFEDRQRGLKEILRVLRPGGRLFVLEFSQPDRWFRPIYYFYLKYILPWVAAIATGDKSAYDYLAGTIENFPTKEALSEQLKLAGYETVSARGLTFSIVAIHEARKAD